Below is a window of Nocardioides sp. S-1144 DNA.
CGTCGCGTGCACCTCGGCGTCGGCGAACCCGAGGGTGCGGGCGTTCTGCTCGATGAGGGAGGCGGTGGCCCGGTCGGACTCCACGAGCGTGACGCCGGCGGCGCCGCGCGACCACGCCTCGAGGCCGACGGCCCCGCTGCCGGCGTACAGGTCGAGGAAGCGGAGCCCGTGCAGCGAGCCGGCCCACGACTCGACCGCGCTGAACAGCGCCTCCCGCACCCGGTCGGTGGTGGGACGGGTGTGCTCGCCCGGCGGGGTCTGGAGCCGGCGCCCCTTCGCGGTGCCGGCGATGATGCGGGTCATGCGGTGGGCCTCCGGTGGCTCGGGGACGTCGGGCGGGTGGTGCGGCCTCGCGGGGACGACGGTGCCGGCAGCGGTGGGAGTCCCCGGTGGACCGTCGACCCGTGCACCCGCCCCACCCGCCCCGTCAGGACTTCTCGATGAAGTCGGCGTTGGCGCTCGCCTCGAGGTCGGCGACGGCGTCGGCGAGCAGCGGGGTGCCGCCCAGCGACTCGTC
It encodes the following:
- the rsmD gene encoding 16S rRNA (guanine(966)-N(2))-methyltransferase RsmD; this encodes MTRIIAGTAKGRRLQTPPGEHTRPTTDRVREALFSAVESWAGSLHGLRFLDLYAGSGAVGLEAWSRGAAGVTLVESDRATASLIEQNARTLGFADAEVHATRVQPCLARVPQQRYDVVYSDPPYPLTETDLAEDLDLLTEWLAPDALVVVERSRRSPEPTWPTGARPILGDRSKRYGETVLWYGHAP